From one Burkholderia latens genomic stretch:
- a CDS encoding histidine phosphatase family protein, whose product MAELFLVRHGQASFGTDDYDRLSAAGEQQGAWLGEYFARQGLTFDRVICGTMNRHAQTIAAILRGMGSKGVHVDRHPGLNEYDFHGLFAAAASDYPEIARLAGGSMKEHFRALRQVLHLWADDKLGNAAPETWANFQRRVADARAAIRTGGSQRVLAVSSGGPIAVTVQQVLAAPPSSAIALNLQIRNSSLSQFFFNADAFHLASFNGIPHLEDPERHAWRTYG is encoded by the coding sequence ATGGCTGAACTCTTTCTGGTACGGCATGGGCAGGCGTCGTTCGGCACGGACGATTACGACCGGTTGTCCGCCGCCGGCGAGCAGCAGGGCGCGTGGCTCGGCGAATACTTCGCGCGGCAGGGGCTGACGTTCGACCGCGTGATTTGCGGGACGATGAACCGGCACGCGCAGACGATCGCCGCGATCCTGCGCGGAATGGGCAGCAAAGGCGTGCACGTCGATCGCCATCCGGGCCTGAACGAATACGACTTCCACGGGTTGTTCGCCGCCGCGGCGAGCGATTATCCGGAGATTGCGCGGCTCGCGGGCGGCTCGATGAAGGAGCATTTTCGCGCGCTGCGGCAGGTGCTGCACTTGTGGGCCGACGACAAGCTTGGCAACGCCGCGCCCGAAACCTGGGCGAACTTCCAGCGGCGCGTGGCGGACGCGCGCGCCGCGATCCGCACCGGCGGCAGCCAGCGCGTGCTCGCGGTGAGTTCGGGCGGCCCGATCGCGGTGACCGTGCAGCAAGTGCTTGCCGCACCGCCGTCGAGCGCGATCGCGCTGAACCTGCAGATCCGCAACAGCAGTCTTTCGCAGTTTTTCTTCAACGCCGACGCGTTCCACCTGGCGTCGTTCAACGGCATCCCGCATCTCGAGGATCCCGAACGACATGCATGGCGCACGTACGGCTGA
- a CDS encoding NAD(P)H-quinone oxidoreductase: MTAIEIVRPGGPEVLVPATRAVPSPGAGEVLIRIHAAGVNGPDVFQRKGLYDPPPGASDIPGLEVAGEVVAVGRDVTRFTAGDRVCALIPGGGYAEYAVANESNTLAIPEGLGMTEAAAMPETFMTVWLNLFQRGGFKAGESVLIHGGASGIGTTATMLAKAFGASKIITTVGADAQRDASLRLGADHAIDYRSEDFVDAVARFTDGRGVDVIVDIIAGDYVARNFAAAALNGRIVQIGVINGPAKELDLFPMLTKRLTHIGSTLRSRTYDEKAQIIRELEHAVWPLIRQGVVKPQVFRLFELRDARAAHELMDSGRHIGKIVLVTPAAEPSLQAAVDANVKHST; encoded by the coding sequence ATGACTGCGATCGAGATCGTGCGTCCCGGCGGCCCCGAAGTGCTCGTGCCGGCTACCCGTGCGGTGCCGTCGCCCGGTGCCGGCGAAGTGCTGATCCGCATTCACGCGGCTGGCGTCAACGGCCCGGACGTGTTCCAGCGCAAGGGGCTGTACGATCCGCCGCCCGGCGCCTCCGACATTCCCGGCCTCGAGGTCGCGGGCGAAGTAGTTGCGGTCGGGCGCGACGTCACGCGCTTCACGGCCGGCGATCGCGTGTGCGCGCTGATTCCCGGGGGCGGCTACGCGGAATACGCCGTCGCGAACGAAAGCAATACGCTTGCGATTCCGGAGGGGCTGGGCATGACGGAGGCGGCGGCAATGCCGGAGACGTTCATGACGGTGTGGCTGAACCTGTTTCAGCGCGGCGGGTTCAAGGCCGGCGAAAGCGTGCTGATTCACGGCGGCGCGTCCGGCATCGGCACGACGGCGACGATGTTGGCGAAGGCGTTCGGCGCGTCGAAGATCATCACGACCGTGGGCGCGGACGCGCAGCGCGACGCGAGCTTGCGTCTCGGCGCCGATCATGCGATCGACTACCGCAGCGAGGATTTCGTCGATGCGGTCGCGCGCTTTACCGACGGCCGCGGCGTCGACGTGATCGTCGACATCATCGCCGGCGACTACGTTGCGCGCAATTTCGCGGCGGCCGCGCTGAACGGCCGCATCGTGCAGATCGGCGTGATCAACGGCCCGGCGAAGGAACTGGACCTGTTCCCGATGCTGACGAAGCGGCTGACGCACATCGGCTCGACGCTGCGCTCGCGCACTTACGACGAGAAGGCGCAGATCATCCGCGAGCTGGAGCACGCCGTGTGGCCGCTGATCCGGCAAGGCGTCGTCAAGCCGCAGGTGTTCCGGCTGTTCGAGCTGCGCGATGCGCGTGCCGCGCACGAACTGATGGATTCCGGTCGTCATATCGGCAAGATCGTTCTGGTGACGCCCGCGGCGGAGCCATCGCTGCAGGCCGCCGTCGATGCAAACGTCAAGCATTCCACGTGA
- a CDS encoding LuxR C-terminal-related transcriptional regulator: MTPRNRSQPAARADADTIEVLVRTKLAPASARGIVSRIARLGRLQRALDRRLTLVCAPAGYGKTTLLAEWRGALVASDTKVAWVSLDRDDDNASIFSSYVVAAIVDATGGVGVRAQGLLRDRALIPLKTVFDELLNELEHSGIELFVMLDDFDRLSSPVVHDAMFELLRYAPSNLHVVLACRSLPALPLSYFESRDQLVRIDENDLRFDDTETRAFFERIAGKPLNAENVERLRVATEGWVSGLQLAALALQGDSDAARVAEQVSHARAGIATYLNENVMTQVPDTIRHFLLYTAVLDRLTPALCDALTGRDDALDCLEWLSARNLFIRSIDGDRRRYRYHALFLQYLRDELALREPAAVAVLHRRASAWHAAERQWPDAVRHALAAGDFDTAAGWVEACAMKLIASSDVRTVLDWVSRLPVAALAGRLRLRIAHAWALALSMQMIDARRALEALESDVGAGRLDTDAVTATELLAVRSLVTALSDHSTAALHLGERVLAAEPPAGSWIEQIGQTTLSFGLAYAGRLDDALALRARAERAASGHEPLFANVYRQNMSGLAEFVAGRLHNASKTFEAALRAAERAAGRLSAATALSAGYLSAIYYEWNDWPKVRSAQADRFDIAMQACSLGPLLRFVQTAALLQFQSGNDARAHELLDEADHIACSRQWLRLRVGCMATGVRLHLSAGKPTQAHRVGRALASLVPATAPDETSSEVETWQMARSAHARLLLADARANEAAQVMADVHDVLAARGFDWQAAQAAVLRAVACELAGDEEAALATLARALEYGQGNGLVHTFVDEGAAVERMLARVQKQIDRFPALGAWYPRELLRAFDAQRAASATPAGRPGAAGNLSVREAEILDYVARGLSNKEIARALRVAPETIKWHLKNIFEKLNVTSRIQAVRSGLALDASRVRPDDE; the protein is encoded by the coding sequence ATGACGCCGAGGAACCGCAGTCAACCGGCCGCCCGCGCGGACGCCGACACCATTGAAGTACTGGTGCGCACCAAGCTCGCGCCGGCGTCCGCCCGAGGCATCGTGTCGCGCATCGCGCGGTTGGGACGGCTCCAGCGCGCGCTCGACCGCCGGCTGACGCTCGTCTGCGCGCCGGCCGGCTACGGCAAGACGACGCTGCTCGCGGAATGGCGCGGCGCGCTCGTCGCATCGGACACGAAGGTCGCGTGGGTGAGCCTTGACCGGGACGACGACAATGCGTCCATCTTCTCGTCGTATGTGGTGGCGGCGATCGTCGATGCGACCGGCGGCGTCGGCGTGCGCGCGCAGGGGTTGCTGCGGGACCGCGCGCTGATTCCGCTGAAGACCGTATTCGACGAACTGCTCAACGAGCTCGAGCATTCGGGCATCGAGCTGTTCGTAATGCTCGACGACTTCGATCGGCTGTCATCGCCGGTCGTCCACGACGCGATGTTCGAACTGCTGCGTTATGCGCCGTCGAACCTGCACGTCGTGCTGGCGTGCAGATCGCTTCCGGCGCTGCCGCTCAGCTACTTCGAATCGCGCGACCAGCTCGTGCGTATCGACGAAAACGATCTGCGCTTCGACGATACGGAGACGCGCGCCTTCTTCGAGCGGATCGCCGGCAAGCCGCTCAACGCGGAAAACGTCGAACGCCTGCGCGTGGCCACCGAAGGCTGGGTGTCGGGCTTGCAACTGGCGGCGCTCGCGCTGCAAGGCGACAGCGACGCGGCGCGCGTCGCCGAACAGGTGAGCCACGCGCGCGCGGGCATCGCAACGTATCTGAACGAGAACGTAATGACGCAGGTGCCGGACACGATCCGGCACTTTCTGCTGTATACGGCCGTGCTCGATCGGCTCACGCCGGCATTGTGCGACGCGTTGACCGGCCGAGACGATGCGCTCGACTGCCTCGAATGGCTGAGCGCACGCAACCTCTTCATCCGGTCGATCGACGGCGATCGCCGGCGCTATCGCTATCACGCGCTGTTTTTGCAGTATCTGCGCGACGAACTTGCGCTGCGCGAGCCTGCAGCGGTTGCCGTCCTGCATCGCCGCGCAAGTGCGTGGCACGCAGCCGAGCGGCAGTGGCCGGACGCTGTCCGCCACGCGCTCGCGGCCGGCGATTTCGACACGGCCGCCGGTTGGGTCGAAGCATGTGCGATGAAGCTCATCGCATCGAGCGACGTGCGCACCGTGCTCGACTGGGTGTCGCGCCTGCCTGTTGCAGCGCTCGCCGGCCGCCTGCGGCTGCGTATTGCGCACGCGTGGGCGCTCGCGTTGTCGATGCAGATGATCGACGCGCGCCGCGCGCTCGAGGCGCTGGAGAGCGACGTCGGCGCGGGGCGGCTCGATACCGACGCCGTCACCGCAACCGAGCTGCTGGCGGTGCGCTCGCTCGTTACTGCGCTGTCGGACCACAGCACCGCCGCGCTGCACCTCGGCGAACGCGTGCTTGCGGCCGAGCCGCCGGCGGGCTCGTGGATCGAGCAAATCGGGCAGACGACACTGAGTTTCGGCCTCGCCTACGCAGGACGCCTCGACGACGCGCTGGCGCTCCGCGCACGCGCCGAGCGCGCGGCGTCCGGCCACGAGCCGTTGTTCGCGAACGTGTATCGCCAAAACATGTCCGGTCTCGCGGAATTCGTCGCGGGTCGCCTGCACAACGCGTCGAAGACGTTCGAAGCCGCGCTGCGTGCCGCGGAGCGGGCGGCGGGACGCCTGTCGGCGGCCACGGCACTGTCGGCTGGTTACTTGTCGGCAATCTACTACGAGTGGAACGACTGGCCGAAAGTGCGCAGCGCGCAGGCCGACCGCTTCGACATCGCGATGCAGGCGTGCTCGCTCGGGCCGCTGCTGCGATTTGTGCAGACCGCCGCGTTGCTGCAGTTCCAGTCGGGGAACGACGCGCGTGCACATGAGCTACTCGACGAGGCCGATCACATCGCATGCAGTCGGCAATGGCTGCGGCTGCGTGTCGGTTGTATGGCGACCGGTGTGCGTCTGCATCTAAGCGCGGGAAAGCCGACGCAGGCACATCGCGTGGGGCGTGCGCTCGCATCGCTGGTGCCCGCGACGGCGCCGGACGAGACGTCGAGCGAGGTCGAGACGTGGCAGATGGCGCGATCCGCGCATGCGCGGCTGCTGCTCGCCGACGCCCGCGCGAACGAAGCCGCGCAGGTCATGGCGGACGTGCACGACGTGCTCGCCGCACGCGGATTCGACTGGCAAGCGGCGCAGGCGGCGGTGTTGCGCGCGGTGGCATGCGAGCTGGCAGGCGACGAGGAAGCGGCGCTCGCGACGCTCGCCCGCGCACTGGAATACGGCCAGGGCAACGGGCTCGTGCACACCTTCGTCGACGAAGGCGCGGCGGTAGAGCGGATGCTCGCGCGGGTGCAGAAGCAGATCGACCGCTTTCCTGCGCTCGGCGCATGGTATCCGCGCGAACTGTTGCGCGCGTTCGACGCGCAGCGCGCCGCGAGCGCGACACCGGCGGGCCGCCCGGGCGCGGCCGGCAACCTCAGCGTGCGCGAGGCCGAGATCCTCGACTACGTGGCGCGCGGGCTGTCGAACAAGGAAATCGCGCGAGCGCTGCGCGTCGCGCCCGAGACGATCAAGTGGCATCTGAAGAACATCTTCGAAAAGCTCAACGTCACGTCGCGCATCCAGGCCGTACGCAGCGGGCTAGCGCTCGATGCGTCGCGCGTGCGGCCCGACGATGAATGA
- a CDS encoding nuclear transport factor 2 family protein, whose translation MNRRNVVTAFFDRYRQHDVDGMLALFAPDATLDYVPIAVTGPAVLEGKAIWAALLDAFPDLSNEVDAIHADEAGRHATAEVTIGGTQAREFAGIQNRRRAFSLRHAFVFEFDADGRVTRLAAYWDNVRLFEDLGKTSLG comes from the coding sequence ATGAACCGTCGCAACGTCGTCACCGCGTTTTTCGATCGATATCGCCAGCATGACGTCGACGGCATGCTCGCGCTGTTCGCGCCGGATGCCACGCTCGACTACGTGCCGATCGCCGTGACCGGCCCGGCAGTATTGGAAGGCAAAGCCATCTGGGCAGCGCTGCTCGATGCGTTTCCGGACCTGAGCAACGAGGTCGATGCGATCCATGCGGACGAAGCCGGCCGTCATGCCACCGCGGAAGTGACAATTGGCGGCACCCAGGCGCGAGAATTCGCCGGGATCCAGAACCGCCGGCGGGCGTTCTCGCTCCGACATGCGTTCGTGTTCGAGTTCGATGCCGACGGCCGCGTCACGCGGCTTGCCGCTTACTGGGACAACGTGCGGCTGTTCGAGGATCTCGGCAAGACGTCGCTTGGGTAA
- a CDS encoding phosphotransferase, with product MTNASQPLDAARLTRYLEAHVPGFEGPLDMEKFAGGQSNPTFLLHAKSGRYVLRRQPPGELLKSAHAVDREFRVLSALSGTAVPVARPYHLCEDRDVIGSLFYVMSFEDGRIFWDPALPELPKADRALCYDALLRTMAALHDVDVDAVGLADYGRPGNYFERQIGVWTKQYRAAETERLDAMEALIDWLPKACPDDTGRPALVHGDFRIDNLMFARDDYRVQAVLDWELSTLGNPLADLAYFCMCLRLPSGGQVRGLAGQNRAELGIPDEAAIVARYCELRGIEPIRDWHFYLAFSFFRLAAIAQGVKARALQGNASSEQALRVGAMAGRLAEMAVGVIDPHR from the coding sequence ATGACAAACGCTTCCCAACCCCTCGACGCAGCCCGCCTCACGCGCTATCTGGAAGCGCACGTGCCGGGTTTCGAAGGCCCGCTCGACATGGAGAAGTTTGCCGGCGGCCAGTCGAACCCGACGTTTCTGCTGCACGCGAAGAGCGGCCGCTATGTGCTGCGCCGCCAGCCGCCCGGCGAGCTGCTGAAGTCCGCGCATGCTGTCGATCGCGAATTCCGCGTGCTGAGCGCGCTGTCGGGCACCGCGGTGCCGGTCGCGCGTCCGTATCACCTGTGCGAAGACCGCGACGTGATCGGCAGCCTGTTCTACGTGATGAGCTTCGAGGACGGCCGGATCTTTTGGGACCCGGCGCTGCCGGAGTTGCCGAAGGCCGATCGCGCGCTTTGCTACGACGCGCTGCTCCGCACGATGGCCGCGCTGCACGACGTGGACGTCGACGCGGTCGGTCTTGCCGACTACGGCCGCCCGGGCAACTACTTCGAGCGCCAGATCGGCGTGTGGACGAAGCAGTATCGCGCGGCGGAGACGGAACGCCTCGATGCGATGGAGGCGCTGATCGACTGGTTGCCGAAAGCCTGCCCGGACGACACGGGCCGCCCCGCGCTCGTGCACGGCGACTTCAGGATCGACAACCTGATGTTCGCGCGCGACGACTATCGCGTGCAGGCCGTGCTCGACTGGGAACTGTCGACGCTCGGCAACCCGCTCGCCGATCTCGCATATTTTTGCATGTGCCTGCGGCTGCCGTCGGGCGGGCAGGTGCGCGGTCTCGCGGGCCAGAATCGCGCGGAACTCGGGATTCCGGATGAAGCGGCGATCGTCGCCCGCTATTGCGAACTGCGCGGGATCGAGCCGATTCGCGACTGGCATTTCTATCTCGCGTTCAGCTTCTTCCGGCTCGCCGCGATCGCGCAGGGCGTGAAGGCGCGTGCGCTGCAAGGCAACGCATCGAGCGAGCAAGCGCTGCGCGTCGGCGCAATGGCCGGCCGGCTGGCCGAGATGGCCGTCGGCGTGATCGACCCGCATCGCTGA
- a CDS encoding SDR family oxidoreductase — protein MATNLFDLTGKIALVTGASRGIGEEIAKLLAQQGAHVIVSSRKLDDCQAVADAIVATGGRAEALACHVGRLEDIAATFEAIRARHGRLDILVNNAAANPYFGHILDTDLAAYEKTVDVNIRGYFFMSVEAGKLMKAQGGGAIVNTASVNALQPGDRQGIYSITKAAVVNMTKAFAKECGPLGIRVNALLPGLTKTKFAGALFADKDIYETWMTRIPLRRHAEPREMAGTVLYLVSDAASYTTGECIVVDGGLTI, from the coding sequence ATGGCAACGAACCTGTTCGACCTGACGGGCAAGATCGCGCTGGTGACGGGCGCGAGCCGCGGCATCGGCGAGGAGATAGCGAAGCTGCTCGCGCAGCAGGGCGCGCACGTGATCGTGTCGAGCCGCAAGCTCGACGACTGCCAGGCGGTCGCAGATGCGATCGTCGCGACGGGCGGCCGCGCGGAGGCGCTCGCGTGCCACGTCGGGCGTCTGGAGGACATCGCCGCGACGTTCGAGGCGATCCGCGCCAGGCACGGCCGGCTCGACATCCTCGTGAACAACGCGGCCGCGAACCCGTATTTCGGGCACATCCTCGACACCGATCTCGCCGCGTACGAGAAGACCGTCGACGTGAACATTCGCGGCTACTTCTTCATGTCGGTCGAAGCCGGCAAGCTGATGAAGGCGCAGGGCGGCGGCGCGATCGTCAACACTGCGTCGGTGAATGCGTTGCAGCCGGGCGACCGGCAGGGCATCTACTCGATCACGAAGGCCGCGGTCGTCAACATGACGAAGGCGTTCGCGAAGGAATGCGGGCCGCTGGGCATCCGCGTGAACGCGCTGCTGCCGGGCCTCACGAAGACCAAATTCGCGGGCGCGCTGTTCGCCGACAAGGACATCTACGAAACCTGGATGACCAGGATTCCGCTGCGCCGCCACGCGGAGCCGCGCGAGATGGCCGGCACCGTGCTGTATCTCGTGTCGGATGCGGCGAGCTACACGACCGGCGAATGCATCGTCGTCGACGGCGGCCTGACGATCTGA
- a CDS encoding LysR family transcriptional regulator: protein MDMLENMRTFVRVVQAGSFTAVAKQTDVATAQVSRAIASLEAYARIRLLHRTTRKIALTDSGRRYFERLLAILGDVDRANDEARNALVRPYGRLRVHTMPGLGQSHVTAAAIAYQRNFPEVAIEMTYSQRMPNLVEEGYDVSIVTASSLPDSGYIAHSCGTSHSVLVASRAYLERYGAPATPADLANHTCLRLDTPAEAHGEWRLHGTAGDTIAHTVPDAPFQANAPESLSIALHAGLGIGSLAIYSVIDDLRSGRLVRVLPDYRLTMLDVYVMYASRRFVDAKVRTFVDHVRATLALALHADERALTALAVPRGRDRGRVHALTGAAA from the coding sequence ATGGACATGCTCGAGAACATGCGGACGTTCGTGCGCGTCGTGCAGGCCGGCAGCTTCACGGCCGTGGCGAAGCAGACCGACGTCGCCACCGCGCAGGTGTCGAGGGCCATCGCGAGCTTGGAGGCGTACGCTCGGATCCGCCTGTTACACCGGACTACCCGGAAGATCGCGCTGACCGACAGCGGGCGCCGCTACTTCGAACGTCTGCTGGCCATCCTCGGCGACGTCGATCGCGCCAACGACGAGGCGCGCAACGCGCTGGTGCGTCCATACGGGCGCCTGCGCGTGCATACGATGCCCGGCCTCGGGCAGAGCCATGTGACCGCGGCAGCCATCGCGTATCAGAGGAATTTTCCAGAAGTCGCGATCGAGATGACTTATTCGCAACGCATGCCGAATCTCGTCGAGGAGGGCTACGACGTGTCGATCGTTACCGCGTCGAGCCTGCCCGACTCCGGCTATATCGCGCATTCGTGCGGGACGTCGCACAGTGTGCTGGTCGCGTCGCGTGCCTATCTGGAGCGCTACGGCGCGCCGGCGACACCGGCCGATCTCGCGAACCATACCTGCCTGCGTCTCGACACGCCCGCCGAGGCACACGGCGAATGGCGGCTGCACGGCACGGCGGGCGATACGATCGCACATACGGTGCCGGATGCGCCGTTCCAGGCGAATGCGCCGGAGTCGCTGTCGATTGCGCTGCATGCCGGACTCGGCATCGGGTCGCTCGCGATCTATTCGGTCATCGACGATCTGCGCAGCGGCCGGCTCGTGCGCGTGCTGCCCGACTATCGGCTGACGATGCTCGACGTGTACGTGATGTATGCATCGCGCCGCTTCGTCGATGCGAAGGTCCGCACATTTGTCGATCACGTGCGCGCGACGCTCGCGCTCGCGCTGCACGCCGACGAACGCGCGCTGACTGCGCTCGCGGTGCCGCGCGGCCGGGATCGCGGCCGCGTGCACGCGTTGACAGGCGCCGCCGCCTGA
- a CDS encoding fatty acid--CoA ligase gives MNSSYQTPDDAVVPAAQAYPLLIKQLLHAPLATRPEQEIVFGDRVRHDYWTFRHRIGQLASGLAALGVGTGDVVAMMDWDSHRYLECYHAIPMMGAVLMTANVRLSPDQLLYTLNHSNARVVLVHRDFLPLLAGMRDRLTAVTDFVLIADGDDIDLPDGFADEYERLVAGGSPDFSFPDFDEQTRATTFYTTGTTGLPKAVAFTHRQLVLHTLAGMAALSSARDRGRVHRDDVYMPITPMFHVHAWGMPYIATALGLKQVYPGRYSPEGLLALIAREAVTYSHCVPTLLAMILDSPAAAATDLSSWKVIVGGSPLPEGLARAALARGIEVYTGYGMSETCPLMTIAQIDPPRAAADGPADDIARRTKAGLPLPLVDLRIVDAQFRDVPHDGRSAGEVVVRMPWATQGYLGDAQASAALWAGGYLHTNDIGVIDSEGRLQITDRIKDVIKTGGEWVSSLELEDILSRHPAVREAAVIGVKDARWGERPLALVVLVDEHVGRVEPAELQAHVKQVADRGLISRYAVPERLMIVDSIEKTSVGKINKRALRERYQPE, from the coding sequence ATGAATTCGTCATACCAGACGCCGGACGATGCGGTGGTCCCGGCTGCGCAGGCATATCCGCTGCTGATCAAGCAACTGCTGCATGCGCCGCTCGCGACGCGGCCCGAGCAGGAGATCGTGTTCGGCGATCGGGTCCGGCACGACTACTGGACGTTCCGGCATCGCATCGGTCAGCTCGCGAGCGGGCTCGCGGCGCTCGGCGTCGGCACTGGCGACGTCGTGGCCATGATGGATTGGGACAGCCACCGCTACCTCGAGTGCTACCACGCGATTCCGATGATGGGCGCGGTACTGATGACGGCCAATGTCCGGCTGTCCCCGGATCAGTTGTTGTACACGCTCAATCATTCGAACGCGCGTGTCGTGCTGGTGCACCGCGATTTTCTGCCGTTGCTGGCGGGCATGCGCGACCGGTTGACCGCCGTGACGGACTTCGTGCTGATCGCGGACGGCGACGACATCGACCTGCCCGATGGCTTCGCCGATGAATACGAGCGACTCGTCGCGGGCGGTTCGCCCGATTTCTCGTTCCCCGACTTCGACGAGCAGACTCGTGCGACGACGTTCTATACGACGGGCACCACCGGGCTACCGAAGGCAGTCGCATTCACGCATCGGCAGCTCGTGCTGCATACGCTGGCCGGCATGGCCGCGTTGTCGAGCGCTCGCGATCGCGGGCGCGTGCACCGGGACGACGTTTACATGCCGATCACGCCGATGTTTCACGTGCATGCATGGGGGATGCCGTATATCGCGACCGCGCTCGGCCTCAAGCAGGTTTACCCGGGGCGCTATTCGCCGGAGGGCCTGCTCGCCTTGATCGCGCGCGAAGCAGTGACGTATTCGCACTGCGTGCCGACGCTGCTCGCGATGATTCTCGACAGCCCGGCGGCGGCGGCGACGGACCTGTCGTCGTGGAAGGTGATCGTCGGTGGCTCGCCGTTGCCGGAAGGACTGGCACGGGCGGCGCTCGCGCGCGGTATTGAGGTCTACACCGGATACGGAATGTCGGAAACGTGCCCGCTGATGACGATCGCACAGATCGATCCGCCGCGTGCAGCCGCCGACGGGCCCGCGGACGATATCGCGCGCCGGACGAAAGCAGGGTTGCCATTGCCGCTCGTCGACCTGCGTATCGTCGACGCGCAGTTTCGCGACGTGCCGCACGACGGGCGATCGGCGGGCGAGGTCGTCGTGCGGATGCCTTGGGCGACCCAGGGCTATCTCGGCGATGCACAGGCGTCTGCAGCGCTGTGGGCGGGCGGCTACCTGCATACGAACGATATCGGCGTCATCGATTCCGAAGGCCGGCTGCAGATCACCGACCGGATCAAGGACGTGATCAAGACGGGCGGAGAATGGGTATCGTCGCTCGAACTCGAGGACATCCTGTCGCGCCATCCCGCCGTGCGGGAAGCGGCGGTGATCGGCGTGAAGGACGCGCGCTGGGGTGAGCGGCCGCTAGCGCTCGTCGTGCTCGTTGACGAGCATGTAGGCCGCGTCGAGCCGGCGGAGTTGCAGGCGCATGTGAAGCAGGTGGCCGATCGCGGATTGATTTCGCGCTACGCGGTGCCGGAGCGCCTGATGATCGTCGACTCGATCGAAAAGACGAGCGTGGGCAAGATCAACAAGCGCGCACTGCGCGAGCGCTACCAGCCGGAGTGA
- a CDS encoding BON domain-containing protein, with protein sequence MTHRFAIVVAGFVALSPMLGHAQSDTAAAVASASTPNASPRAAKKAERAADRAFAKKVRQAVMKAPGLGNAEITVFARARTGDVTLAGLITDEAQDRAAVEAARQVAGVTSVKSRLQLRLEGGQ encoded by the coding sequence ATGACGCACCGTTTTGCCATCGTCGTTGCAGGTTTTGTGGCGCTGTCGCCGATGCTCGGCCATGCACAGTCCGATACCGCCGCCGCCGTTGCGTCCGCGTCGACGCCGAACGCGTCGCCGCGCGCAGCAAAGAAGGCCGAGCGGGCTGCCGATCGCGCGTTCGCAAAGAAGGTACGTCAGGCCGTGATGAAGGCGCCCGGGCTCGGCAACGCCGAGATCACGGTGTTCGCGCGGGCGAGAACGGGCGACGTGACGCTGGCCGGGCTGATCACCGATGAAGCGCAGGACCGCGCTGCGGTCGAGGCGGCCCGCCAAGTGGCGGGCGTGACCTCGGTGAAGAGCCGGCTCCAACTGCGGCTGGAAGGCGGTCAGTGA
- a CDS encoding DUF3309 family protein, protein MLGTILIIVLILLLIGAFPAWPHSREWGYWPSGGLGLVVVIVVILVLMGRI, encoded by the coding sequence ATGCTCGGTACGATTCTTATCATCGTTCTGATTCTGCTGCTCATTGGAGCGTTTCCGGCGTGGCCGCACAGCCGCGAGTGGGGCTACTGGCCGTCGGGCGGCCTCGGGCTGGTCGTCGTCATCGTCGTGATACTGGTGCTGATGGGGCGGATCTGA
- a CDS encoding LysR family transcriptional regulator, which yields MNWDDARVFLAIHRERTLRRAAQTLGIDQATVGRRLATLEHMLGATLFLRSSKGYLTTPVGELALRAAEAMEQHAHELVRLTHGVDRRLAGEVKITTTDALALEFVMPSIARLHAKHPDVSVALNTSTQILNLATREADIAIRTVRPANPDLVARRLARWDMGLFASHDYLHRHGEPERGNAFAGHDLVVYQPYIDASRTPTIAGEPIRGGRIVARTTSNLMMRAALRSGLGIGEIPVHMGARDGLARVWPERVRAAPYEVWLVTHRDLRHTARIRATIDEISASFA from the coding sequence ATGAACTGGGACGATGCGCGCGTCTTTCTCGCGATTCATCGCGAGCGCACCCTGCGCCGCGCTGCGCAGACGCTCGGCATCGATCAGGCAACCGTCGGGCGACGGCTCGCGACGCTCGAGCACATGCTCGGCGCGACGCTGTTCCTGCGCTCATCGAAAGGCTATCTGACGACGCCAGTGGGCGAACTCGCATTACGCGCCGCCGAAGCGATGGAGCAGCATGCGCACGAGCTGGTGCGATTGACACACGGCGTCGACCGCAGGCTCGCAGGCGAAGTGAAGATCACGACCACCGACGCACTCGCGCTCGAATTCGTGATGCCGTCGATTGCGCGACTGCACGCGAAGCATCCGGACGTATCGGTCGCGTTGAACACGTCGACGCAGATCCTCAACCTCGCAACGCGTGAAGCCGATATCGCGATACGCACGGTGCGGCCCGCAAATCCCGATCTCGTCGCCCGCCGGCTCGCACGCTGGGACATGGGTCTGTTCGCGTCGCACGACTACCTGCACCGGCATGGCGAACCCGAGCGCGGCAACGCGTTCGCGGGGCACGACCTCGTCGTCTACCAGCCGTACATCGACGCGAGCCGAACCCCGACGATCGCAGGCGAGCCGATCCGCGGCGGCCGGATCGTCGCGCGCACGACCTCCAACCTGATGATGCGTGCCGCACTGCGCTCGGGCCTCGGGATCGGCGAGATTCCGGTTCACATGGGCGCGCGCGACGGTCTCGCGCGCGTGTGGCCGGAGCGCGTTCGCGCGGCGCCGTACGAAGTGTGGCTCGTCACCCATCGCGACCTGCGCCACACCGCGCGGATTCGCGCGACGATCGACGAAATCTCGGCGTCGTTCGCCTAG